In a single window of the Bacillus mycoides genome:
- a CDS encoding kinase encodes MKSTLIILRGNSASGKTTIAKELQEHFGQGTLLVSQDVVRRDMLKVHDTMGNLSHDLLFEITKYGKGKCEFVILEGILNSRRYGEMLRELIHYFEGNAYTYYFDLSLEETIRRHNTREKRLEFGKDLLSKWYNPHDTIEVNRETVFTDDFTQRDIFHAIITDVTIQK; translated from the coding sequence TTGAAATCAACATTAATTATTCTTCGAGGAAACTCCGCAAGCGGCAAGACAACTATCGCAAAAGAACTGCAAGAGCATTTCGGGCAAGGAACACTTCTAGTCTCACAAGACGTTGTGCGCAGAGATATGCTAAAAGTTCACGATACAATGGGTAACTTATCTCATGATTTACTATTTGAAATTACGAAGTACGGAAAAGGAAAATGTGAATTTGTTATTTTAGAAGGAATACTAAACAGTCGTAGGTACGGTGAAATGTTAAGAGAATTAATACATTATTTCGAAGGAAACGCTTATACATATTATTTTGACTTATCACTTGAAGAAACGATTAGACGGCATAATACTAGAGAAAAACGACTTGAATTTGGAAAAGATTTATTGAGTAAATGGTATAACCCACACGATACAATTGAGGTTAATAGAGAGACTGTTTTTACAGATGATTTCACGCAAAGAGATATATTTCATGCAATTATTACTGATGTTACGATACAAAAATAA
- a CDS encoding YndM family protein yields the protein MNDITVILIKFISCIIAFSIGLALFFPATLVQIISFSLFVTIISYMFVDKIILNRIGNSAAIMTDFLLTYLSVWIFGNILLDNYMQIAWGSILSAIVFTLSEVIVHRFSNSHTRHSNDNIRINRRFAYGTEFAEEQNVLDKDKKK from the coding sequence TTGAATGATATTACTGTAATACTTATCAAATTTATATCATGCATCATCGCTTTTAGTATCGGACTAGCTCTATTTTTCCCAGCAACGCTCGTCCAAATCATTTCTTTTAGTCTCTTCGTCACAATCATTTCTTATATGTTTGTTGATAAAATTATTTTAAATCGAATTGGCAATTCCGCTGCCATTATGACGGATTTCTTACTTACGTACTTAAGTGTTTGGATTTTCGGTAATATTTTATTAGACAACTACATGCAAATTGCATGGGGTAGTATCCTTTCTGCCATCGTCTTTACATTATCAGAAGTAATCGTCCATCGCTTTTCTAATTCCCACACAAGGCACAGCAATGATAACATTCGAATTAATCGCCGGTTTGCATATGGTACCGAGTTTGCTGAAGAACAGAATGTGTTGGATAAAGATAAGAAGAAATAA
- the entB gene encoding cell wall-binding protein EntB, with protein MKKIIGAATATVLGLGAFTTSAIAETIVTADVLNVREKPTTESKIVEKVKEGQKLKVIHTEEGWSKIDLNGKELFVSSEYTKDIYHVTANLLNVRTEANTESEILGRLKQDDVIESTHQVKDGWLQFEYKGKTAYANVSFLSSTAPIEKKAEEKTKRVAKVQKAVKAKEEVKTQKEAKVQEIAKAKETTKEQKETKAEEIVKPKEEAKVTERVKVKEETKAEEIVKPKEEAKVTERVKVKEETKAEEIAKTKEEAKVQEIEKVKEEAKAQEIAKAKEEAKAQEIEKVKEEAKAQEIAKAKEEAKAQEIEKVKEEAKAQAQEIAKAKEEAKVREMEKAKAQEIAKAKEEAKAREIEKAKEEAKAKSQEIAKAKEEAQAREIEKAKAKEATKTQEVSKNNTQSAKRELTVVATAYTADPSENGTYGGRVLTAMGHDLTTNPNMRIIAVDPKVIPLGSKVWVEGYGEAIAGDTGSAIKGNRIDVLMGSKSKAMNWGRQTVKVKIL; from the coding sequence ATGAAAAAAATAATTGGCGCAGCAACAGCAACAGTTCTTGGATTGGGGGCTTTTACCACATCTGCTATCGCAGAAACTATCGTAACAGCGGATGTACTTAACGTACGTGAAAAGCCAACTACGGAATCAAAAATTGTCGAAAAAGTAAAAGAAGGACAAAAGTTAAAGGTCATACATACTGAAGAAGGATGGTCAAAAATTGATTTAAATGGTAAAGAATTGTTTGTAAGTTCGGAGTATACAAAAGATATTTATCATGTAACAGCAAACCTATTAAATGTACGTACTGAAGCAAACACAGAATCAGAAATTCTTGGCAGACTGAAACAAGATGATGTAATTGAATCAACACATCAAGTAAAAGATGGATGGCTGCAATTTGAGTATAAAGGAAAAACAGCTTATGCAAATGTTTCTTTCCTATCAAGTACAGCACCAATTGAAAAGAAAGCTGAAGAGAAAACGAAGCGAGTAGCGAAAGTACAAAAAGCAGTTAAAGCAAAGGAAGAAGTAAAAACGCAGAAAGAAGCAAAAGTACAAGAAATAGCAAAAGCGAAAGAAACAACAAAAGAGCAGAAAGAAACGAAAGCAGAAGAAATAGTAAAGCCTAAAGAAGAAGCGAAAGTAACAGAGAGAGTAAAAGTTAAGGAAGAAACGAAAGCAGAAGAAATAGTAAAGCCTAAAGAAGAAGCGAAAGTAACAGAGAGAGTAAAAGTTAAGGAAGAAACGAAAGCAGAAGAAATAGCAAAGACCAAGGAAGAAGCAAAAGTACAAGAAATAGAAAAAGTAAAAGAAGAAGCGAAAGCGCAAGAAATAGCAAAGGCTAAGGAAGAAGCAAAAGCACAAGAAATAGAAAAAGTAAAAGAAGAAGCGAAAGCGCAAGAAATAGCAAAAGCTAAGGAAGAAGCAAAAGCACAAGAAATAGAAAAAGTAAAAGAAGAAGCGAAAGCGCAAGCGCAAGAAATAGCAAAAGCTAAGGAAGAAGCAAAAGTACGAGAAATGGAAAAAGCAAAAGCACAAGAAATAGCAAAGGCTAAGGAAGAAGCAAAAGCACGAGAAATAGAAAAAGCAAAAGAAGAAGCAAAAGCAAAATCGCAGGAAATAGCAAAGGCTAAGGAAGAAGCGCAAGCACGAGAAATAGAAAAAGCGAAAGCAAAAGAAGCAACAAAGACACAAGAAGTATCTAAAAATAACACACAGTCTGCTAAACGTGAATTAACGGTAGTAGCGACAGCATATACTGCTGATCCAAGTGAAAATGGTACATATGGTGGACGCGTTTTAACTGCGATGGGTCATGATTTAACGACAAATCCTAATATGAGAATTATTGCAGTAGATCCGAAGGTAATCCCATTAGGATCTAAAGTATGGGTAGAAGGTTATGGAGAAGCTATTGCTGGTGATACTGGTAGTGCTATTAAAGGAAATCGTATTGATGTTTTAATGGGTTCAAAAAGTAAAGCTATGAACTGGGGAAGACAAACTGTTAAAGTGAAAATTTTATAA
- the hisC gene encoding histidinol-phosphate transaminase produces the protein MRVKDQLSSLQPYKPGKSPEQMKEVYGNHSFVKLASNENPFGCSPRVLGELQKSWQEHALYPDGGAEVLRQTIAEKLQVQMEQVLCGSGLDEVIQIISRAVLCKGDNIVTAGATFPQYRHHAIIEGCEVKEIALKNGVYDLDEISSAVDEHTKIVWICNPNNPTGTYVNERKLTQFIESISENTLIVIDEAYYEYVTAKDFPETLPLLEKHNNILVLRTFSKAYGLASFRVGYAIGQEELIEKLNVVRLPFNVSSLAQKAATIAFNDEAFIEEIVRVNTEGLQQYESFCTENEIPFYSSQTNFIFLPVDDAGEIYEACAHAGFIIRPFPNGVRITIGTREQNEGVISVLKQHFENKKGKSRDEANV, from the coding sequence ATGCGAGTAAAAGATCAACTATCATCATTACAACCGTATAAACCAGGTAAATCACCAGAGCAAATGAAAGAAGTATACGGGAATCATTCATTTGTTAAGTTAGCATCAAATGAAAATCCATTTGGCTGTTCACCTCGTGTTTTAGGAGAATTACAAAAATCGTGGCAGGAACATGCTTTATATCCTGACGGAGGTGCTGAAGTACTCCGTCAAACAATTGCAGAGAAATTACAAGTGCAAATGGAACAAGTGCTTTGTGGTAGTGGACTTGATGAAGTCATTCAAATTATAAGTCGTGCAGTGCTCTGTAAAGGAGATAATATCGTAACTGCTGGCGCGACATTCCCTCAGTACCGTCATCATGCAATTATTGAAGGCTGTGAAGTGAAAGAAATTGCTTTAAAGAACGGTGTATATGATCTAGATGAAATTTCTTCAGCAGTTGATGAACATACAAAAATCGTATGGATTTGTAATCCGAACAACCCGACAGGCACATATGTGAATGAGCGAAAATTGACTCAATTCATTGAAAGCATTAGTGAAAATACGTTAATTGTCATTGATGAAGCGTACTATGAATACGTAACAGCAAAAGATTTCCCTGAGACATTACCGCTTCTAGAAAAACATAACAACATTCTTGTACTTAGAACGTTTTCTAAAGCGTACGGATTAGCTTCTTTCCGCGTTGGTTATGCGATTGGACAGGAAGAGTTAATCGAGAAATTAAATGTCGTACGTTTGCCATTTAACGTATCTTCATTAGCGCAAAAAGCAGCGACGATTGCTTTTAACGATGAAGCGTTTATTGAAGAAATAGTTCGTGTTAATACAGAAGGATTACAACAATACGAGAGTTTTTGTACAGAAAATGAAATTCCATTTTATTCGTCGCAAACGAACTTTATCTTCTTGCCGGTAGATGATGCTGGGGAAATTTATGAAGCTTGTGCGCATGCAGGGTTTATTATTCGTCCGTTTCCAAATGGTGTTCGTATTACAATCGGAACTAGGGAACAAAATGAAGGAGTGATTTCAGTGTTAAAACAACACTTTGAAAATAAAAAAGGTAAGTCTCGAGATGAGGCAAATGTGTAA
- a CDS encoding cysteine hydrolase family protein — protein MKKALIVIDVQVGMYTAGMPVHNGEKFLETLQNLIEECRSNSIPIIYVQHNGPKNHPLEKGTAGWQVHAAIAPQDGDSIVEKTTPDSFHKTNLNELLQEKGIEHVIISGMQTEYCVDTTTRRAFSEGYKVTLVSDAHSTFDTDVLRAEDIVKHHNVVFGSFADVITLKDLKVKA, from the coding sequence ATGAAAAAAGCATTAATAGTTATTGATGTGCAAGTGGGTATGTATACAGCAGGAATGCCAGTACATAATGGGGAAAAGTTTTTAGAAACATTACAAAATCTTATTGAGGAATGTCGTTCAAATAGTATTCCGATTATTTATGTACAACATAATGGGCCAAAAAATCACCCGTTAGAAAAAGGTACAGCTGGCTGGCAAGTACATGCAGCGATTGCACCACAAGATGGTGATAGTATCGTTGAAAAGACGACGCCAGATTCATTCCATAAGACAAACCTAAACGAACTGTTACAAGAAAAAGGAATTGAGCATGTTATTATTTCAGGAATGCAAACAGAGTACTGTGTTGATACGACAACGCGAAGAGCGTTTAGTGAAGGGTATAAAGTAACATTAGTAAGTGATGCACATAGCACATTTGACACAGATGTATTACGCGCTGAAGATATTGTAAAACATCATAATGTTGTATTTGGATCATTTGCAGATGTTATTACGTTAAAAGATTTAAAAGTAAAAGCGTAA
- a CDS encoding DUF4020 domain-containing protein, translating into MTFLGKGESGMWITSEVEIPDELIDHLEQGKLVLFVGAGVSMKGKSNLPNFDDLVDEISKALYVERREMTEPHDYYLGKIAKTKDVHQVARDLVNIEKSKPNPLHYAIPRLFPLDTDVRIVTTNFDQHFTSVITEMNRELNIYYAPALPTGRAFKGLAYIHGNVEQEKEALILTDGDFGRAYLTEGWARRFLVDLFSNYTVLFVGYSHNDPVMKYLATGLPPSTRRYAFVAQGDNTYHWEHLGIRPIVYPNKANNHQALVKAVKRWAELMGDNYITKRMRIRDIVTVPPSVEQEQLSYIKQSIKKIETVRYFVEFARDYEWVEWLEAEGKLRNLFLLTANYDEVDELLAEWLVEQFLFSHQKELFQLIFKNHSKISPLWWRTICSYLNETKETMDPLLFARWTLLLLETAEKDSSSIEIITYLLQKCSFPEHKEIGLLLLTFILDGKLKLKRVRRWGNDTQESIELEESSRIPMPIFSHVERIWKEKMRPYIAYYANPIMVTGLEKIQLLSLRQNALKRRDREISEQELQQNDFTFLIQIVKECLTYLCENNEKKANHYITEMIETDSVLHKRIAIEAMINNVFVTADDKLKWLLHVDVLLDFTCKHEVFQLLKNYYADALEETKEEVIQHVLEYLAEERAFDACLVLDLLFTCDSNSKCTAEGYELMKQKHPHFSSDLYSVPKKEANEQRITCNVTADGLLQLKDDEIMEQVRQFSRDGVFEQRHFLEMLSKACKLNVEWSISFAYQLVGVHEISNEVWFVCIREWRNNRNLTNEQIQKIIPLLQKFIRNTAFHWLISSFLYEISNRLEELEENSIRVVKRFAFSVFPHVMRGETDFKIGKQEFYNESIQHPVGKMTAVLLKLLAYDHLYDRNVYEYLFLFEEQVRVTSERTNFMLARLTADITFLYHIEKQWCRKNVLPYLDLKKESELTKYAWAGLCYTQINLPLFTEIRRYIKYAVEHLDALHPYTREAFLKWLSFVFIKCVLYWEQKTDWLYPLLMQENEENKIKFMQYLCYYVKTLSGKEQQKFWTAWLSVFLRERPKMGVITTREYMMLLRIVLCMDEVLEKGLNIISSKFQGVEGQSNQEEMKQLFIEILEKKERMKAYKELYANVFFTLLQTCQEADLLESEIIQVKELLTRYEVERHVLNLIENEIIRIGIVTENLQEES; encoded by the coding sequence ATGACATTTTTAGGTAAGGGGGAATCCGGGATGTGGATAACTTCAGAAGTAGAAATTCCAGATGAGTTAATCGATCACCTTGAACAAGGTAAGTTAGTATTATTCGTTGGAGCAGGAGTTTCTATGAAGGGGAAATCAAACTTACCGAATTTCGATGATTTAGTTGATGAAATTTCGAAAGCTTTATATGTCGAAAGGCGTGAGATGACAGAACCCCACGATTATTATCTCGGTAAAATTGCGAAAACGAAAGATGTGCATCAAGTTGCAAGAGACCTCGTTAATATAGAAAAATCAAAACCAAATCCATTACACTATGCGATTCCAAGGCTGTTTCCGTTAGATACGGATGTTCGAATTGTAACGACAAACTTTGATCAACATTTTACGTCTGTAATTACAGAAATGAATAGAGAGCTGAATATTTATTATGCACCTGCTTTACCGACAGGGAGAGCGTTTAAAGGGTTGGCTTACATACATGGGAATGTAGAACAAGAGAAAGAAGCTTTAATTTTAACGGATGGTGATTTTGGAAGGGCTTACCTAACAGAAGGGTGGGCGAGACGATTTTTAGTTGATCTATTCTCAAATTACACTGTTTTATTCGTTGGGTATAGTCATAATGATCCTGTAATGAAATATTTAGCAACAGGCTTACCACCGAGTACAAGGCGTTATGCTTTCGTCGCACAAGGTGATAATACATATCATTGGGAGCATTTAGGGATAAGACCGATTGTGTATCCGAATAAAGCAAATAATCATCAGGCGCTTGTGAAAGCGGTGAAGCGGTGGGCGGAATTAATGGGGGATAATTATATTACGAAAAGAATGCGTATTCGTGATATTGTAACCGTTCCTCCATCAGTAGAGCAGGAGCAATTATCCTATATAAAACAGTCAATAAAAAAAATTGAAACCGTTCGGTACTTCGTTGAATTTGCTCGTGATTATGAATGGGTGGAATGGCTTGAAGCAGAAGGGAAACTAAGAAATTTATTTCTGCTTACAGCAAATTATGATGAAGTAGATGAATTGCTTGCGGAATGGTTAGTGGAGCAATTTCTATTTAGTCATCAAAAAGAACTATTTCAATTGATTTTTAAAAATCATTCTAAAATATCCCCGTTATGGTGGCGAACAATTTGTAGTTACTTAAACGAAACGAAAGAAACGATGGACCCTTTGTTGTTTGCAAGATGGACATTGCTTTTATTAGAAACAGCAGAGAAAGATAGTAGCTCTATTGAAATAATCACATATTTATTGCAAAAATGTTCTTTCCCTGAGCATAAAGAAATTGGCTTGTTGCTATTAACGTTTATTTTAGATGGGAAACTTAAATTGAAGCGTGTAAGAAGATGGGGAAATGATACGCAAGAGTCGATTGAACTCGAGGAATCGAGTCGTATACCGATGCCTATTTTTTCTCATGTGGAGCGAATTTGGAAAGAGAAAATGAGACCATATATCGCTTACTACGCAAATCCGATTATGGTTACGGGGTTAGAAAAGATACAACTATTATCATTAAGACAAAATGCACTGAAAAGAAGAGATAGAGAAATTTCAGAGCAGGAGTTACAGCAAAATGATTTTACATTTTTAATTCAAATTGTAAAAGAGTGTCTTACATATTTATGTGAAAACAATGAGAAAAAAGCAAATCATTATATTACAGAAATGATAGAAACTGATAGTGTACTTCATAAGCGAATTGCAATTGAAGCAATGATTAATAATGTATTCGTTACAGCGGATGACAAACTGAAGTGGTTGTTACATGTAGATGTTCTGTTAGATTTCACATGTAAACATGAAGTGTTTCAACTTTTAAAGAATTATTACGCAGATGCTTTAGAGGAAACGAAAGAAGAAGTAATTCAACATGTATTAGAGTATCTTGCAGAAGAGAGGGCGTTTGATGCTTGTCTTGTATTAGACTTACTATTCACGTGTGATTCGAATAGTAAGTGTACGGCGGAAGGATACGAGCTAATGAAACAGAAACACCCCCATTTTTCTTCAGATCTATACAGTGTTCCAAAGAAAGAGGCAAATGAACAACGTATTACATGCAATGTAACAGCTGATGGATTACTACAGCTGAAAGACGATGAAATAATGGAGCAAGTTCGGCAATTTTCAAGAGACGGTGTTTTTGAACAACGCCATTTTTTAGAGATGTTATCAAAAGCGTGTAAATTGAATGTAGAGTGGAGTATTTCGTTTGCTTATCAACTAGTAGGCGTGCACGAAATTAGTAATGAAGTATGGTTTGTGTGTATAAGAGAGTGGCGAAATAACCGGAATTTGACGAATGAACAAATTCAAAAAATCATTCCGTTATTGCAGAAATTTATTAGAAATACTGCTTTTCATTGGCTAATTAGTAGTTTTCTATATGAAATTAGCAATCGATTAGAAGAGCTAGAAGAAAACAGTATACGGGTTGTAAAGCGCTTTGCTTTTTCAGTATTTCCACATGTTATGAGAGGGGAAACAGATTTTAAAATTGGAAAACAAGAGTTTTACAATGAGTCTATACAGCATCCTGTTGGGAAGATGACAGCTGTATTGCTAAAACTGTTAGCGTACGATCACTTATATGATCGCAATGTATATGAATATTTATTTTTATTTGAAGAACAGGTAAGGGTTACTTCGGAACGAACGAACTTTATGTTAGCTCGTTTAACAGCAGATATTACGTTTTTATACCATATTGAGAAGCAATGGTGTCGGAAAAATGTACTACCTTACTTAGATTTAAAGAAAGAAAGTGAGCTTACGAAATATGCGTGGGCGGGATTATGTTATACGCAAATTAATCTACCTTTGTTTACAGAAATAAGACGATATATTAAGTATGCAGTAGAACATTTAGATGCACTACATCCATATACGAGAGAAGCATTTTTAAAATGGCTTAGCTTTGTATTTATTAAATGCGTATTATATTGGGAGCAAAAAACAGATTGGTTATATCCACTTTTGATGCAAGAAAACGAAGAGAATAAAATTAAATTTATGCAGTATTTATGCTACTACGTAAAAACGTTAAGTGGTAAGGAACAACAAAAATTTTGGACAGCGTGGCTTAGTGTGTTTTTAAGAGAACGTCCGAAAATGGGCGTAATAACAACGAGAGAATATATGATGCTTTTACGTATTGTTTTATGCATGGATGAGGTTTTAGAAAAAGGATTAAATATTATTTCTAGTAAATTTCAAGGTGTGGAAGGACAATCTAATCAAGAAGAAATGAAACAGTTGTTTATAGAGATACTTGAAAAGAAAGAGCGTATGAAAGCGTATAAAGAATTGTATGCAAATGTGTTTTTCACTTTACTGCAGACGTGTCAAGAAGCCGATTTACTTGAAAGTGAGATCATACAAGTAAAAGAACTATTAACCAGGTATGAAGTAGAAAGACATGTATTAAATTTAATAGAAAATGAAATAATTCGCATCGGAATCGTAACGGAGAATTTACAAGAGGAATCATAG
- a CDS encoding GNAT family N-acetyltransferase, with protein sequence MLFQKGKLLVRYVIKNDAPIISKWLTDPEVLQYYEGRDNPQSVEKVLDHFIHHPNGHEKRCLIEFDAVPIGYIQMYPVDSEWKALYGYEESQNVWGMDQFIGEPIFWGKGIGTKLVQAAITYIMENLGAEAIAMDPKVNNERAISCYEKCGFKKVKVLEKHELHEGKLEDCWMVEYKQL encoded by the coding sequence ATGTTATTCCAAAAGGGAAAATTATTAGTTAGATACGTAATAAAAAACGATGCACCTATCATTTCAAAATGGCTAACAGACCCAGAAGTCCTGCAGTATTACGAAGGACGAGATAATCCGCAATCTGTAGAAAAGGTGCTTGATCATTTTATACATCATCCAAACGGTCATGAAAAAAGATGTTTAATAGAATTTGATGCCGTTCCAATCGGTTACATTCAAATGTATCCAGTTGATTCTGAATGGAAAGCGTTATATGGATATGAAGAATCGCAGAATGTATGGGGAATGGACCAATTTATCGGTGAACCGATCTTTTGGGGAAAAGGAATTGGAACAAAACTTGTTCAAGCAGCAATTACATACATAATGGAGAACTTAGGAGCAGAAGCGATAGCGATGGATCCTAAAGTAAATAATGAACGTGCGATAAGCTGTTATGAAAAATGCGGGTTTAAAAAGGTGAAAGTACTAGAGAAACATGAACTGCATGAAGGGAAATTAGAAGATTGTTGGATGGTAGAATATAAACAATTATAA
- a CDS encoding bifunctional 3-deoxy-7-phosphoheptulonate synthase/chorismate mutase, protein MANHELDQLRKQVDEINLQLLHLLNKRGEIVQKIGEQKQVQGTKRFDPVREREVLDMLAEHNEGPFETSTIQHIFKTIFKASLELQEDDNRKALLVSRKKKKENTIVNVKGELIGNGTQTFIMGPCAVESLEQVRQVGQAMKDQGLKLMRGGAFKPRTSPYDFQGLGVEGLQILRQVADEFDLAIISEILNPNDVEMALEYVDVIQVGARNMQNFDLLRAVGKVNKPVLLKRGLAATIDEFINAAEYIIAQGNDQIILCERGIRTYERATRNTLDISAVPILKKETHLPVIVDVTHSTGRRDLLLPTAKAALAIGADAVMAEVHPDPAVALSDSAQQMDIPEFHRFMDELKGFKNKLS, encoded by the coding sequence ATGGCAAATCATGAATTAGATCAATTACGTAAACAGGTAGATGAAATTAACTTACAACTATTACACCTATTAAACAAACGCGGTGAAATCGTTCAAAAGATTGGGGAGCAAAAACAAGTACAAGGTACGAAACGCTTTGATCCAGTACGTGAGCGTGAAGTACTTGATATGCTTGCAGAGCATAACGAAGGACCATTCGAAACGTCAACGATTCAACATATTTTCAAAACGATTTTCAAAGCAAGCTTAGAATTACAAGAAGATGATAACCGTAAAGCATTACTAGTTTCACGTAAAAAGAAAAAAGAAAATACAATTGTTAATGTTAAAGGTGAATTGATTGGAAACGGAACACAAACGTTCATCATGGGACCTTGTGCGGTAGAAAGTTTAGAGCAAGTTCGCCAAGTAGGGCAAGCGATGAAAGATCAAGGACTTAAATTAATGCGCGGCGGTGCTTTCAAACCGAGAACGTCTCCATACGATTTCCAAGGTTTAGGAGTAGAAGGTTTACAAATTTTACGACAAGTAGCAGATGAGTTCGACTTAGCGATTATTAGTGAAATTTTAAATCCGAATGACGTAGAAATGGCGCTAGAATACGTTGATGTAATTCAAGTTGGAGCACGTAACATGCAAAACTTCGATTTACTACGAGCTGTAGGTAAAGTTAATAAGCCAGTATTATTAAAACGTGGATTAGCAGCAACAATTGATGAGTTCATTAATGCAGCGGAATACATTATTGCACAAGGTAATGACCAAATTATTCTTTGTGAGCGCGGTATTCGCACATACGAGAGAGCGACACGTAACACATTAGATATTTCAGCAGTACCGATTTTAAAGAAAGAAACACATTTACCAGTTATCGTTGACGTAACACATTCAACAGGACGTAGAGATTTATTATTACCAACAGCGAAAGCGGCACTTGCAATTGGAGCAGATGCAGTAATGGCTGAAGTTCATCCAGACCCAGCAGTTGCGTTATCAGATTCTGCGCAACAAATGGATATTCCAGAATTCCATAGATTCATGGATGAGTTAAAAGGTTTCAAAAATAAATTATCTTAA
- the aroC gene encoding chorismate synthase: MRYITAGESHGPQLTVILEGVPAGLTLTAEHINKELLRRQKGHGRGRRMQIETDTVEIASGVRHGMTLGSPITLIVKNDDFKHWTKVMGAEPISEQESKEMKRTITKPRPGHADLNGAIKYGHRDIRNVLERSSARETTVRVAAGAVAKQILKELGVEITGHVLEIGGVQAKRISNLPIEEIQTITENSPVRCLDKEVEQEMMNAIDDAKSSGDSIGGIVEVIAEGMPIGVGSYVHYDRKLDAKLAGAIMSVNAFKGAEIGIGFEAARQPGSKVHDEILWDEEKGYTRNTNNAGGLEGGMTTGMPIVVRGVMKPIPTLYKPLASVDIDTKEAFQASIERSDSCAVPAAGVVAEAVVAWELAGALVEQFGKDRMELLKQNISQHNKYAKEF; the protein is encoded by the coding sequence ATGAGATACATTACAGCTGGAGAATCACATGGGCCGCAGTTAACAGTTATTTTAGAAGGTGTACCAGCAGGTTTAACATTAACAGCGGAACATATTAATAAAGAATTATTAAGAAGACAAAAAGGGCATGGGCGCGGAAGACGCATGCAAATTGAAACAGATACAGTTGAAATTGCAAGTGGTGTACGTCACGGAATGACACTTGGTTCACCAATTACGTTAATCGTAAAAAATGATGATTTCAAACATTGGACGAAAGTAATGGGTGCTGAACCAATTTCGGAGCAAGAAAGTAAAGAAATGAAACGTACTATAACGAAACCACGTCCAGGACATGCGGATTTAAACGGGGCAATTAAATACGGCCATCGTGATATAAGAAACGTATTAGAGCGCTCTTCTGCAAGAGAAACGACAGTTCGTGTTGCTGCTGGTGCAGTTGCGAAACAAATTTTGAAAGAACTAGGTGTGGAAATCACAGGACATGTTCTTGAAATTGGTGGGGTACAAGCGAAGCGTATTTCAAACTTACCAATTGAAGAAATTCAAACGATAACTGAAAATTCACCAGTTCGATGTTTAGATAAAGAAGTAGAACAAGAAATGATGAATGCGATTGATGATGCGAAAAGTAGCGGAGATTCTATAGGCGGTATTGTCGAAGTCATTGCAGAAGGAATGCCAATTGGAGTTGGTAGCTACGTTCATTACGACCGCAAATTAGATGCAAAACTTGCCGGTGCTATTATGAGCGTGAATGCGTTTAAAGGTGCTGAGATCGGAATTGGTTTTGAAGCGGCAAGACAGCCGGGAAGTAAAGTGCACGATGAAATTTTATGGGATGAAGAAAAAGGATACACGAGAAATACGAATAATGCCGGCGGTTTAGAAGGCGGTATGACAACAGGTATGCCAATTGTCGTAAGAGGCGTAATGAAGCCAATTCCTACATTATATAAACCGTTAGCAAGCGTAGATATTGATACGAAAGAAGCGTTCCAAGCGAGTATTGAGAGATCTGATAGCTGTGCAGTACCAGCAGCAGGTGTTGTAGCTGAAGCTGTCGTTGCATGGGAACTTGCCGGTGCACTAGTCGAGCAATTCGGAAAAGATCGCATGGAATTACTAAAACAAAATATTTCGCAACATAACAAATACGCAAAAGAATTTTAA